Proteins encoded in a region of the Pseudomonas viciae genome:
- a CDS encoding TetR/AcrR family transcriptional regulator, with the protein MKTRDRILECALQLFNDKGEPNVSTMEVANEMGISPGNLYYHFHGKEPLILGLFERFQAELAPLLDPPADVQLAPEDYWLFLHLIVERLAQYRFLFQDLSNLAGRLPKLAKGIRQLLNALKRTLASLLAQLKAQGMLVSDTQALGQLVEQITMTLLFSLDYQRILDREGEVRLVVYQIMMLVAPHLPPATKVATERLALRYLEEHE; encoded by the coding sequence ATGAAAACCCGCGACCGCATCCTTGAATGCGCCCTGCAGTTATTCAATGACAAGGGCGAACCGAATGTTTCCACCATGGAAGTTGCCAACGAAATGGGCATCAGCCCCGGCAACCTCTACTACCACTTTCATGGAAAGGAACCGCTGATCCTCGGGCTGTTCGAGCGATTCCAGGCCGAGCTGGCACCACTGCTGGACCCACCCGCCGATGTGCAATTGGCGCCGGAAGACTACTGGCTATTCCTGCACCTGATCGTCGAGCGCCTGGCGCAGTACCGGTTTCTGTTCCAGGACCTGTCGAACCTGGCCGGGCGCCTGCCGAAACTGGCCAAGGGCATCCGTCAGTTGCTCAATGCCCTGAAGCGCACCCTGGCATCGCTGCTGGCGCAGCTCAAGGCCCAGGGCATGCTGGTCAGCGACACCCAGGCGCTGGGACAGTTGGTCGAACAGATCACCATGACCTTGCTGTTCTCGCTGGACTATCAGCGGATCCTCGATCGCGAGGGCGAAGTCCGGCTGGTGGTCTACCAGATCATGATGCTGGTGGCCCCGCACCTCCCGCCAGCGACCAAGGTGGCGACCGAGCGACTGGCATTGCGGTACTTGGAAGAGCACGAATAA
- the phaC gene encoding class II poly(R)-hydroxyalkanoic acid synthase: protein MRDKPAKGSMPTPANFINAQSAITGLRGRDLLSTLRSVAAHGLRNPIHSARHALRLGSQLGRVLLGETLHPTNPNDQRFADPTWQLNPFYSRSLQAYLSWQKQVCSWIDESDMNPDDRARAHFAFALLNDAVSPSNTLLNPLALKELFNSGGSSLVRGISHMVDDLLHNDGLPRQTTPHAFEVGKSLATTPGAVVFRNEMLELIQYKSMSEKQYAKPLLIVPPQINKFYIFDLSPSNSFVQYALKNGLQVFIISWRNPDVRHREWGLSSYVEATEEAMNVCRAITGAREVNLMGACAGGMTIAALQGHLQAKRQLRRVASATYLVSLLDSQIDSPATLFIDEQTLEAAKRRSYQKGILDGRDLARVFAWMRPNDLIWTYFINNYLLGKEPPAFDILYWNNDCTRLPAALHGDLLDFFKHNPLTHPGGLEVCGTPIDLQKVTVDSFSVAGINDHITPWDAVYRSTLLLGGERRFVLSNSGHVQSILNPPNNPKANYVESPKLSSDPRAWYYDAKHVDGSWWTPWLSWIQERSGAQHETLMTLGNANYPPQEAAPGTYVRVR from the coding sequence ATGCGCGACAAACCGGCGAAGGGCTCCATGCCCACCCCTGCCAACTTCATCAATGCACAAAGTGCAATCACTGGCCTGCGCGGCAGGGACCTGCTGTCTACTTTGCGCAGCGTAGCCGCACACGGCTTGCGCAACCCAATTCACAGCGCCCGGCATGCATTGCGGTTGGGCAGCCAGTTGGGCCGTGTGCTGCTGGGAGAAACCCTGCACCCTACCAACCCCAACGACCAGCGCTTCGCCGATCCCACCTGGCAGCTCAATCCGTTCTACAGCCGCAGCCTGCAGGCATACCTGAGCTGGCAGAAACAGGTCTGCAGCTGGATCGACGAAAGCGACATGAACCCGGATGACCGTGCCCGCGCGCATTTTGCCTTCGCCCTGCTCAATGACGCCGTATCGCCCTCCAACACCTTGCTCAACCCGCTGGCACTCAAGGAACTGTTCAACTCCGGCGGCAGCAGCCTGGTGCGTGGCATCAGCCACATGGTGGACGACCTGCTGCACAACGACGGCTTGCCGCGACAAACCACGCCCCATGCCTTCGAAGTCGGCAAGAGTCTGGCCACCACCCCCGGCGCGGTGGTGTTTCGCAATGAGATGCTGGAGCTGATCCAGTACAAGTCCATGAGCGAAAAGCAGTACGCCAAACCACTGCTGATCGTGCCGCCGCAGATCAACAAGTTCTACATCTTCGACCTGAGCCCCTCCAACAGCTTCGTCCAGTACGCCCTGAAAAACGGCTTGCAGGTGTTCATCATCAGCTGGCGCAACCCTGACGTGCGCCACCGCGAATGGGGCCTGTCCAGCTACGTCGAGGCCACGGAAGAGGCCATGAACGTCTGCCGGGCGATCACGGGGGCCCGCGAGGTCAACCTGATGGGTGCCTGCGCCGGCGGAATGACCATTGCAGCCCTGCAAGGCCACCTGCAAGCCAAACGTCAGCTACGCCGGGTGGCGAGCGCCACCTACCTGGTGAGCCTGCTGGACAGCCAGATCGACAGCCCCGCCACGCTGTTCATCGATGAGCAGACCCTCGAAGCCGCCAAACGGCGCTCCTACCAGAAAGGCATCCTCGATGGCCGCGATCTGGCCCGGGTATTCGCCTGGATGCGCCCCAACGACCTGATCTGGACGTACTTCATCAATAACTATCTGCTGGGCAAGGAACCGCCAGCCTTCGACATCCTCTACTGGAACAACGACTGCACCCGGCTGCCAGCAGCCCTGCACGGCGACCTGCTGGACTTCTTCAAGCACAACCCCCTTACCCACCCTGGCGGCCTGGAGGTCTGCGGCACGCCGATAGACCTGCAGAAAGTGACGGTGGACAGTTTCAGCGTGGCCGGTATCAACGACCACATCACGCCGTGGGATGCGGTATATCGCTCGACGCTGCTACTCGGTGGCGAACGGCGCTTCGTGCTGTCCAACAGCGGTCACGTCCAGAGCATCCTCAACCCGCCGAACAACCCCAAGGCCAATTACGTTGAAAGCCCGAAACTGAGCAGCGATCCACGGGCCTGGTACTACGACGCCAAGCACGTCGACGGCAGTTGGTGGACCCCATGGCTGAGCTGGATCCAGGAACGCTCCGGTGCCCAGCATGAAACCCTGATGACCCTGGGCAACGCCAACTACCCACCCCAGGAAGCGGCTCCCGGAACCTATGTGCGCGTGCGCTGA